The region CCGGCGGGAGCGCCGCCCAGGAACGCCTGCCGGACTTCCGGGGCAGACGCAGGAGTGACAGGAATTTTCGCGTAGCGGCTATACAGGAAACGTGCCGCCGTCGCGCTGACGTTCGCGACAGTTCCAGCCACTACGACAGCCATGCCCGCCACGGGAATCACCATCCCCGCCGACATGGCGATCCCGCTTACCGCCTGGACAACAGCGAGACTCCGGTCAACCTTGCCCATATTCCTGTTCTTTCCGACCCGGACAAGATTGTAAATATTCGCGGCCGTGCCCACTACCGCCGCGCCCGGAACCAGCACCTCGGCCACGCCGGCCAGCGCCGTCATGCCCAGCGAGGACAAATTGACCGCCGCGCCGGATGCCATGCCGCTTCCCATGGCGGCGGCATTCATTATCAGGCCTGTCTTGTTTTTGCTGAACTCCGCCCGGAACGCCTCCGTCTCGGCATGAATCACCTCGCGGAACGAACGACGTCTGGGCTTGTCCACCAAATCAAGGTTACGGGTTATAAGATCGCGTTTTTCTTTCAGCAGGTAATCCTGGAATTTCGCGCTTTCGCGGCGCATCTCGCGTTCGGTTTTGGCGGTTTCAAGCTGCCGGCGGCGCGAATAACCGTCGAAAAGCGAGTCGAGTTCCGTTTCACCGAGCCTGCCGTCGCTCACCAGCCGCGCCAGCACGGCGTGCTGGCGGCTTTTCTTTTCAGAAATCAGCTCGCCCGCATACAGCGCCAGCGCGGTGGCGGGCAGAATGGATGCGACAGCCGTGGCCGTAACCATCGTCGGTATCCCGGTGCGGGCCGCTATGTTCAGAAAATCATGCGTGCTGCCGATATTGCCCGACGAAGCCGCTCCGCTTCCGATATACTTGACCGCCAGCGTTTCGTCCAAGGCGCTAAGCGCGTAGCAGACCGGCGACAGCTCCGTAATCACGCCGGCCGTCATAAGAGCATAGCCTGCGACAGGGTGTTTTTTTCTTAACTTGAAACCGACCGCGAACTCGCCCGCTCCAACCACACTCTCGACCGCCGGGCCCGCAGCCGAGATATAGGCACGCTGCGCGTCTGTATAATCTGCCGTAGGACTCCATTTGGTAACGCCGCCGGATTTCGCGTCAGAAAGGCCGCGCATCGTCACCGCGTCATACAGCGTTTCAGCCGATGGATTCTTCACGAACGCCTTGAGATTTTCAGTGCGCTGGATGGTTATTGAAGTTTTCGCCGCAGGATCAATGGATTTCACCGCCGCCACATGCGCCGCCTCGTGCAGATAGGTGGTTCCGGCCAGCGCAAAATTGAGATACCCCGCCGCGACACCAGCCGCCACGCCAGCTTTCACGGCGCCGGCCGCCGAATCCGGCCACCTGATGGAAGCCGGAGCTCGCCTGACCGGCTTGTCTATATCGCCCAGCGACGGCACTTTCGGCAGCGAACCCCTTAATCCGGCATATCCGGCAAGCGCCGACAGCAGACGCCGCTTTGCAGAAACGGCATCAGCCTCCGTGCCGGCGGCGCGGTCCGACACCAGCCATTGCAGCAAAGCGCGCCGCCCGGCGGCCGACAAACGCACCCTGCCTTTGCCGTTGCGCTGGTAAAAAGAGTCAGGCTTTTCTGGCGAAAGATACCGCGCCGCGGCCACCAGCGCGGGCATTTCAAAATTCTTGATTTCCACGCCTTCGGTCATGTCCCGGACAAGCGTTTTGTCCAGCCGCGCACCCGCAGCCAGCACCTGAAGAAGCAATCCTCGTCCCTTTTCCGTTACGACAAACCCGCCCGACGGGGCGCGTTCCACAAGCCCGGAAACATCTCCCTTCAGGGAGGGCGCGAGCATCGCCGCCGCTCTCAGGAAAAAATCCGCGCCACCGGCGGATTGTCCGCCCGTCGCAAGCGCTTTAAGCCTTGCGTTATCCTCCGGCATGACGGTAAGCAGCGAAAGCAGCAGCAACCTCTGCCCGCGTTCCGAAAGTTTCACGCCGTCCTTGCCGGCTTTTTCAAGATAGGGATCAAGTTTCTGCCCCGTTTCAGGCGTAATCAGCGCCGACGCGGTACGCAGAACCGCTATATCCGGATTTGAAAGCGGCGCGCCCATGGCCAGGCTGGGAGCCGGGGACGATACCGCCACCATTTCCGTTTTATCAGCCGCCCCGGAAGAAACCGCGGCTCCGTCTTTCATTTCCGGAACCGATGCGAAAACCGGCGCAATCTGCCCGAACAGAAGACATACCGACATGCTCGACGCTAGAAACTTCCTCATAATCTTCTCCTGAAAAGACTCCGCATATTTAACTGTGCAAACCGGGCAGACCGGATTCTTGTCATTATCCTTATTTCTACACCTTCCCCGCCGCTGTTCCGCCGTATTTCGGAAATGCTATGGGGCGGCAGAACCAGCCCGCAATATCCTTCAGTCATACGCCACTCCGCCGGATATCTTACAAAACCGCTCGCCGGGCATGTATCAGCTATGGAATTCACGGTTCCCGGCGATATCTTCCATACTGGAAAAGCTCTCTGAATTTTATACTGGAAACATACGGCCCGCAAGGAACGAAAGGCCCGGCTATTCAGCAGTCAAAGGACCCGCATGGGAAATATAGTCCCGCCCGGTTCGGGGAGAAGAACGAACGGGTTACGGCTTCCGCGCCGCGGTTTCCGCCAACGCGCTCCGCGCGGCTTCGACATCGGCGGCAAGTGCCGCTGACAGTTCCGCAACGTCCTTGAATTTTTTCTCGTGCCGCAGGCGGGTGACAAATTCGACGGAAATGTTTTGCCCGTAAAGATCGCCGGAAAAATCCAGAATATGCACCTCGACCAGGGGAAGCGCGCCGCTCAGCGTATTGACCGTAGGCCTGAACCCCACGTTCGCCATGCCGCCGTAAACCCGCCCGCAGCCCTCCAGCGCAACGCGGACCGCGTATACTCCGCGCGGCAGAATTTTAAAACGGCCCGCGTCGAGGTTGGCGGTGGGAAAACCGAGCCTGCGGCCCAGCCCCTTGCCGCGCACGACGGTGCCGCCGACGCTGTAGCAGCGGCCCAGCAGCCGCGCGGCGTGTTCGACATGACCCTCAACCAGCAGTTTGCGTATAATGGAGGAGGATATTTTGTGCCCGTCGGCCCGGCGGAAATCCATGATCCGGAGCGGGATATCGCGCCGGGCGCAGGCGGCGCGCAGAAAATCAAGGTGGCCAAGGCGCTCCCGCCCGAACGCGAAATCACGCCCGATAAGCAGGCCGCCCATCTGATATTCCGCCACAAGCGTTTCGAAAAATTCCCCGTGTGAAACGGAAGCGAACCGGGCGGAAAACTCCAGACACTCCGCGCGGTCGGCTCCGGCGCGCAGAATCAGCTCGCGGCGTTGCGCCGGCAGCGTAATCATGCTCTGGCCGGTATCGCCTGACAAAACGGCTTTGGGCGGACAATCCAGAAACAGGACAAGGCTTTTCATGGAATGCGCGCGGGCAAGCCGGGCCAGTTCCGCGATGACCGCCGCATGGCCAAGAT is a window of Elusimicrobiaceae bacterium DNA encoding:
- the ribF gene encoding riboflavin biosynthesis protein RibF, which translates into the protein MKNFITIGTMDGVHLGHAAVIAELARLARAHSMKSLVLFLDCPPKAVLSGDTGQSMITLPAQRRELILRAGADRAECLEFSARFASVSHGEFFETLVAEYQMGGLLIGRDFAFGRERLGHLDFLRAACARRDIPLRIMDFRRADGHKISSSIIRKLLVEGHVEHAARLLGRCYSVGGTVVRGKGLGRRLGFPTANLDAGRFKILPRGVYAVRVALEGCGRVYGGMANVGFRPTVNTLSGALPLVEVHILDFSGDLYGQNISVEFVTRLRHEKKFKDVAELSAALAADVEAARSALAETAARKP